In the Clostridium gelidum genome, GAGTTATATTAACACCTGTTCTTGATGGTACATTATATAAAATAATAGGAACATTAACTCTATCTGCAATATAATTATAATGTTTAATTAAACCACTTTGAGTAACTTTATTATAATATGGTGTAACTAATAAAAGTCCATTAACTCCAACACTTTCAGCATATTTAGAAAGCTCTAGTGCATACATGGTATCATTAGAACCAGTACCTGCAATAACTGGTACTCTTTTATTCACATACTCAACTGTAAATCTAATAGCCTCTTTGTGTTCTTCATCACTCATAGTAGAAGATTCCCCTGTTGTTCCTGCAATTACAATTGCATCAGTTCCTTTTTCTATATTAAAATCAATTAATTTTTTTAATTCTGAAAAATTCACTCCATCTTCTGTAAAAGGTGTAACAATAGCAACTGCTGCACCAGTAAAAATAACATCCTTCATAAAATTTGCCCCCTTGAATATTTTCTCCGATAGCTAGCATCCGTAACACTCCCACTTTTATAGGAAACTCATCTTCCTAACGTCAGATGAGTAAGCGATTCACACTAAATCATAGATTTAGGTTCTCTGCTTAACTGGGAGTTAACGGCTGCACGCTCCTGGATAAGTTCAACTAAGATTCAGATGGGGATCAAACCCCACCTGAATCAAGTTTCACTTGATATATAAATTATAACACAGTAAAGTTATACTATAAACTCAGAATATATTTTAAATTAATAAAAATTTATTTAATAATTAACTAATTTGGGTATATTATTTATAAAGAACTTGCTTAACTACAAAGATGTATTATAATAAACCTATTACATATTTATAGTTAATTATTTTACAAACGATTGGAGTGTATTTCATGTTTTTTGAACATATGGTTAATATATTTATAAAAAATAATTCTAATGTTAAGGATGATAGAGTTAGAAATTCTTATGGTGTATTTGGTGGAATTGTTGGAATTTTAGTAAATGCACTTTTATTTATTATAAAACTTTCTGTGGGGCTTCTTGTTTCAAGTATAGCTATTATGGCAGATGCCTTTAATAACCTTTCTGATGCAGCATCTTCTTTAATAACTATTTTAGGCTTTAAACTTTCAAGTAAACCAGCAGATAGGGAACATCCCTTTGGTCATGGAAGAATTGAATATCTTTCAGCCTTAATCGTTGCTTTCATGGTAATGTTAGTTGGTGTACAATTTATTAAATCTTCTTTCGAAAGAATAATTAATCCAACTCCTGTTACTTTTGAATTAGTTCCATTTATATTAATTTTCATATCCATATTTCTTAAAGTATGGCTTTCAAGATTTAATAAATTTGTTGGTGAAAAAATTAATTCTACTGCTTTAAAAGCTTCTTCAGTAGATGCTTTAGGTGATGTATTTACTTCAACTTGTGTTGCTATTTCATTTTTAGCTGCAAACTTTACAACCTTCCCTATAGATGGATATATCGGAATGGTTGTTGCATTATTTATAGTTTATTCTGGCTTCAGTTTAGTTAAAGATACTATAAGTCCCCTGCTCGGTGAAGCTCCAGATCCTGAACTTGTTAATTCCATTAAAGAAATGGTTTTATCTTATGAGAATATATCAGGAGCTCATGACTTAATAATTCATAATTATGGTCCAGGTAAATGTATGGCTTCAATTCATGCTGAAATCCCAAGTAATATCAGCGTTGTTGCTATTCATGAAATAATTGATAAAGCTGAGAGAGAGATTTCTGCAGCTCTTAGAATCTACTTAGTAATACATATTGATCCTATTTGTATTATTGAAGGAGAAGTCAAAGATGCTTATGAGGAAATTTTATCTTTAATTTCAGAATATGACTATATTGAATCCATACATGATTTTAGGGTTGTTGGTGAAGGTGACGTTAAAAATTTAATTTTTGACATAGTTGTTGATTCATTAAAACAATCTCCTATAACAGACTCTGAATTGATTGATAAGTTTTGTGAAAGTGTGCGAAAATCTCATTCAAATTACAACTGCATAATTACTGTAGATAAAAACTTTATATAGATACTCCTGAAATATTGATTGCAGCTATAACTTCTTAATTACTTTTATTGTTAACTGAATAAATTTGTGTTATTCTTTTAATAGTAATTACCAATTTTAAGGGGGAACATCTATATGAAATGCCCACATTGTCAAGAAGAATTAGGCCTTAATGATATATGCATAAATCCTGCATGTTCTTATTTTGGTACTAAAATTGAGTTTTCTGAAAAATCTCATTTAAATAGTACTGAAAATAATTTAGATAATAAAAATAGTTACAATACTGAACCTAATTCCTATACTTCCAATACTAATTTAAATAATAATAATAAGTTTAATAATAATCCTAAATTCAATAATAGTAATAATAATCCTAATCAAAATTATGATAATATAAACAATCCTAATAATTTTCAAAGTTTAAACAAAGATAATTATACATCTGATAATATATCCAAAGAAGAATTTGTTGCTTTCATTGGCAGTAATAATGCTAATTATTATCTTGATTATATTGACAAAATGAAGAAAAACACTAATTTTATATCTTGGAACTGGCCTTGCTTTTTTCTGGGTACTTATTGGTTGTTATACAGAAAACTTTATGCTGCCGCAGCTATTTTCTTTGTTGTCACTATTGGTACATCTCTATTAATACCTGGAGTTTTATCATTGTTACTACGCATTTTATTAGCTATGTTTGCAAATGCCATTTATCTCAATCATTCTGTTCGTCAAATCAAGACTGTTAAAACAATTATTGCAAATTTAAGTGCAACTCAATATATTAATAGATTACACAAAAAAGGTGGTGTTAATTTAGCTGCACCATTCATTCTAATAGCTATATATATATTAATATTTATAATTATTTTTGCAGTTTATTTATCTAGAACTGGTATTGTTCCTCATAATTTCTCATCACCATCTTATAGTTATTAGGCACAATCGAAAAAATAACAATTCCATTTGCCCTAAATAAATTAACTACTAATATTTATTTCCATAGTGAGTGTTTTAAATAAATGTTGTTAATATATTTAAAATTCGTATGATATAGCAAGTATTAAAAATAAATCAGTATATATTACAAAGAAAAATGTTGTTATGGGTGTCCAAACTCATAACAACATTTTTTTAACACTATAAATCAGTTAACGGTTAACTCTTATATATATATATACCCACAATGCAAGTTTTAATTATATATGCCATCAAACCCCATATTCACCATACTTAGTCATATAAGCAAACAGAGAAATTGGATACATGTTTGTGCAAGCGGCATTAGAAAATAAGCTGTTGAAGCCACTTAATGGTTGGTTGTTCCATTTTTGCTTGTCCTGAGCTTGCCTCAGGAGCAAGCATAAATGGATGCAACCTGCCATTTAGTGGACTTCCAGCGAAATTTTCTTAGTCCGCTGGAACATTGTGACCCTTGTGGTTATAAACGTGTATTCAATTTCGGCGAGTTATACGCATAAGTATAGTTTTCAAAGTACTTTAGATAAAAAATCTATTGTACGTGGATTTTTAGGATTTTTGAATACTTCTTCTGGAGTTCCTGATTCTACTATTTTCCCGCCATCCATAAATAATATTCTATCTCCAACTTCTCTTGCAAAGCCCATTTCATGTGTAACAACTACCATTGTCATTCCTTCTTTTGCAAGAGCTTTCATAACAGTTAAAACTTCTCCAACCATTTCAGGATCTAAAGCTGATGTTGGCTCATCAAATAGCATAACATCTGGTTGCATAGCTAAAGCTCTAGCTATTGCAATTCTTTGCTTTTGTCCACCTGATAATGAAGCCGGATATGCATCTATTTTCTCAACTAGTCCTACCTTTTCCAATAAGGTAATTGCCCTTTTCTTAGCATCTTCTTTTGAAATTTTCTTCACTTTTATAGGTGCTAAGCATATATTTTCACATACAGTCTTATGAGGGAATAAATTAAATTGTTGAAAAACCATACCCATTTTTTCTCTCATTGTATCTATATTAGTTGATTTTGATGTTATATCCTTATCTTCAAAAGTAATTTGACCGGAGGTAGGAATTTCTAATAAGTTAAGGCATCTTAAAAATGTACTTTTTCCTGAACCAGATGGTCCAATTACAACAACAACTTCACCTTTACTAATATGCTCATCTATACCTTTTAAAACCTGGTTTTTTCCGAAGCTCTTATGTAAATCCTTAACGTATATCACTTGCCTTCATCCTCCTCTCTACATATCCTAATATTCTTGTCATTGTGAAAGTTATTATAAAGTAAATTACCGCTGCTACTATAATTGGTTCTAATCCCAAAGCTGTATTACCTCTTACAACTCCTGCATTGTACATAAGCTCTGCAACTCCAATAACAGAAACTTGTGAAGATTCTTTAATTACTGAAATAAATTCATTTCCAAGAGCCGGTAAAATATTTTTAAAGGCTTGAGGTATCACAATATAAAACATTGCTAATTTCTGATTCATCCCTAAACTTCTTGCTGCTTCCATTTGTCCCTTATCTACAGCATCAATTCCTGCTCTCATTATTTCTGATACATATGCTGCTGAATTCAATGCTAAAGCAATTACACCTACAAGTACGTCTTCCATAGGTATTCCCATAACTTTAGGCAATCCATTTAATTTGGGAAATCCAATATAAATTATATAGATTTGAACTAGAAGTGGTGTACCTCTTACAAATTCTACATAAGCTGTTGCTATAAAACTTATAGGTTTGAAATTTATAGAACTTATAGGTTTAAAATTCGAGCGTCTTAAAAGTGTTAATACAAGTCCCAAAATTGTTCCAAATAGCACTGCAAAAAATGCTAATATAATAGTTATCTCTGTTCCCTTTAAAAAATATCCAGAGTATTTGTCTATAAATGAAAAATTCAATTTTTTCCCTCCCAATTGTTAATTATCAATGTTCAATTGATGGTTATTAAGCTCCAAGTCATACCGACTTGTTAATTTTTTGATTATTATAAGTGTAGTCTACTTATAATAATCAAATCTACATTTAATTATTATAAGTTATTAGTTGTTAATTATCAATTGTAATAATTAACACTTGATAAAATTGCTTTAAATAAACATACAGTATCACAAGCTTAATTTCTTAATAAGGCACATGAAAATAAATAACAAGTCCAAAGTTGCCATGAATATTTTTCATCAGGCAAGGAGGCAAAGTGCCCTCATAGCGGGCCTATTAGGTCAATTTACCGACGCAGTATGATGGAAAATAAGCTGGTAAATGGACTTGTTATTTTTTTGATTGTGCCTAAGTGTTACCTTCTCATCTAATTATATATTTCTAATCATTTAAATAATCTATAGCTGTCTGTAAAAACAAAGTAACTCCTCTATATAATACTGAATCATCCATCATATATTTTGAATTATGTAATGGATATACTATTCCATCTTCAAAAGTAGCAGGATTATATAGCTTAAAATAACAGCCTTTAACCCTTTCAAAGAAAAATCCTACATCCTCTGCTCCCATCATGCACTCTTTTGCAATATGAATTTCATCTTCTTGTACTATTTTTTTTGCTGATTTTATAAACATATCTACCATATCAGTATCATTAACAACGCCAGAACAACCACCATCGAAATTTAATTCAAAATTTGCTCTCATTATTTTAATTAAGCCTGATACAATTTCTTCTATTCTTTTTAATACAAATTTTCTTGTTTCAATATCTGTATTTCTTACAGTTCCTTTTATCTCTACCACATCAGGAATAATATTATTAGAATTTCTTCCACCTTGGATACCACTAAAACTTATTACTGTAGGTACTGTTTGTTTTATTTCCCTAGTTAAAATATACTGAATATTATTAATAACTAGAGTTGCAATGGAAATTGGATCTATACATAAATCTGGGGTAGATGCATGGCCACCCTTTCCAATTATTTTTATATTAATTGGATCTTCAAATGCAGATACACTTCCATACTTAACTATTATATCTCCATTTTTACAATTTTCCGAGTCATTATCAACATGTAATGCTATCATTGCATCTACCTTAGGATTTTCTAACACTCCATCTTCAATCATTGCTAATGCACCACCAGGGGCACATTCTTCTGAAGGTTGGAATATTAATTTAACTTTTCCATTTAATTTTTCTTCGTTTCTTTTAAGAATTTTAGCTACACCAAGTAATATTGCTGTATGTGCATCATGACCACAAGCATGCATATTACCATTTTCAGATTTAAAATCTAAATTTGTTTCTTCTTTAATTTCTAAAGCATCCATATCTGCCCTTATAGCAATTGTTTTTCCTTCTTTCTTTCCTAAAACAGCACATATTCCAGAATGCTTATCATATGTAGTATATTCAAGACCCATTTCATCCAATCTAGCTCTTACATATTCATATGTCTTAGGTAAAATCATTCCTATTTCTGGCATCTTATGAAGCTCTCTTCTCCATTTTATTAATTCATTATTGATATCTAAAACTTCGCTTCTTATATTCATTTTATAATTATGCCTCCAAACTCAAAGGTTGTATGTATTGAAATTCTTCACTTTTGTCCATCTAATAATGACACAGGATATGCATCTATTTTATCTATATTAGTTACTTTTGATGTTATATCCTTACCTTCAAAATGTAATTTAATTATTTGTATATGGTATTGTAATAAGTTAAAGGCATCACAATCTTAATATTTTATAAGAAGTGTTGCCTCAACTTTTAATTATATATATATGTTATACAAATTTTTCATTAAAATCACAATGAATATTCTAATATGACATATATTATTCTGCTAGTGCTAATTTATTTGCCTCTACGAAGAATTGTTGCACTTTGTTTTCATCTTTTAATTTCTTTAATGTCTTATTAATTTCTGTTGTTAACTCATTTGAACCTTTTTTCATTGCTATTGCACATCCACCATCTGGATCTTTAACTTCTAAGCTACTTGCTGCAATACCTGTATTCTTTTGAACAGTTAAATCTGCAACTGTTGATTCAACTAAAACTGCATCTATTTTATTGTTCTTTAGATCTAATACTAAATCAGGAACTTTATCTAAAGACTTAATTTTATCTGCCTCAAAATTACCCTTTGCAATACCTTCTTGAATTGATCCCTTTTGAACTCCAATTTTCTTTCCTTTTAAATCTTCAATTTTAGCAATTCCTGCTTCTTCTCCAGATCTAAGCATAAATCTATGTGTTGCAATGAAGTATATATCTGAGAAATCTGCATTTTGTTTTCTTTCATCAGTTGGAGTCATACCTGCAAATATCATATCAACTTTATCTGCTTGAAGCGCTACAAGCAAACCATCAAAAGCCATATCCTTTACTTCAAGTTCTACCCCTAAGTCTTTTGCAAATTGTTTTGCAATTTCAATGTCAAATCCAACTATTTTATCTTTTCCATCTACTTGTGTGTGGAATTCATATGGTGCATAATCTGCACTTGTTCCAACAACAAGCTTTCCTTTTGATTTTATTGCTTCTATTGCTGTAGCTGTAGTCTTAGCTGTAGTATCTTCCTTTTTTTCAGTATTTCCACTTCCACATCCAACCATGCTTATAGCAATAGTTGCTACTGCTGCTACTGCAACTAATTTTTTTATTATTCCATTTTTCATTATTACTACCTCCTAAAATTTATATCTTCCCTAAATTTTGTTCTAAATCAAAACTCTATAGTTTTTCTTTTCAATAGCATAATTATACACATTTCTTAATATTTATTCAATAGCAATATGCTAAATTTTTAACTTTTATTATGTAGAATTATAATTATAGTAATCTTTCCTAATGATAGTATATATATTTATCTATCTTTTATGTATACTGTCCGATTTTATTTAGATTGATTTACTTATGATTTGAATATATATATCATTAAATATTCTACATTCTAATACATAAATTCCCAAATATAATTTATGACAAATTGAACATTAATACCATTAAGTATGTTTATCTATATACATACTCAAATACTAATTGGAATTTATAGTAGTGAATATTCACTATACTTAGGCGTATAAACAAACAGAGAAATTGGATACATGTTTGTGAAAGCGGCATTAGAAAATAAGCTGATGAAGACATTTAATGGCAGGTTGTTCCATTTTAGTTTGTCCCAATTTTACATTGGGAGCAAACTAAAATGGATGCAACCTGCCATTTAGTGTCTTCCAGCGAAATTTTCTTAGTCCGCTGGAATAAACATGTATTCAATTTCGGTGGTTATCCGCATAAATGTAGTTTTCACCTTAAGGTTATATTAAATCTTTAATTATAGATAATCTATGCAATGCTCTAGTACACATTATATACTTAACTAAAGGCTGAATCTCTCCATTTTCCACTACTATTACACCATCAAATTCTAGACCTTTCGCTAAATAAGCTGGTATAAGTACCTTTCCGCCCTTATAAAGAATATCTTCATTATCTAGATTTTGTATATTAATTCTTTCTTTAATAAGATGGGCAAATTTGTTTAATTCCTTCTTACCTTTAAATATTACTGCAATATTTTCATATCCATCTTCTTCATAATCCTCAATTATTGATATAAGAGTATTTACAAAGTCCTCCTCACTTGAAGTTTCCTCCTGAATAACAGGCTCTCCACTTCTAACTAACGGAATTATTTTTTCTTCATTTAAGAATTGATTTGCATATTCCATTATTTCTTGAGTTGATCTATAGCTCTTATTTAATTCATATTTCTTAATTTCAATATTAGAATCCTTAAAGACTTCATCTAAATGAAGCATTGCAGGTTCTTTACTAGTTGTGATTAATCTTTGATTAGAATCTCCAACTATTGTATAACTTTTGCATCCTGTTATTTCCTTAATGATTTCAAATTGTATAAAACTATAATCTTGTGCTTCATCAATTACAATGTGTTTTATTTCGTCCTTTACCTTTATTCCTTGTAATTTCACCATAAAATAAAGCATTCCTGCTAAATCCATATATCCTAAATTATTTGCTTCTTCTTTTAAAACTTCATTATTGTCATTTAAAATTGTCCTCAAAATGATGTTATCTACATTATCCAACGTATCTTCTTTAATTCCTTTTGAATTAACCATTTTCTTATAAATATCTATCATTGGCTCAATTTTAATCCAAGCATCTAATTCATTACGGCAAATTATAACCTCTCTTATAATTTCTCTTATTTTAATTCTTTTCATGTATTCTATATTACTTTTTTCCATTTCTAATTCATCTTTTGATAAATTATCTGTCTTTTCCTTAATCTCAGCATTTAATTTATAAACTTCTTCATCTCTTTTATCCTTAATCTTAACTATTAGTATTCTTTTTATCTTTTCACTTCTTCTAAACAAAGGCATATCTTTATAATGAACAGTGAATAATTCTTCTATTTCTTTAGTTGAAACAATTTCTGTGTTTTTAAATTTAATTGCTTGTATTTCAAAATATTCTTTATCTAATGCTTGTATGCTTGAATTTAATAACTCCAAAAATTCCTTAGAACTTTTATACTTATATTCTTCTAATGCAGTTTCATTTCCATTCATAGCATCTTCAATATAACTTCCAAAAGTCTTTACTTTTATATTTTCTAAGCCAAGTTCCTTCTTTGCAAAATTCTCAAAAGTACTTTGTTTTATATTACCCTCACCAAGAGTGGGCAGTACTTGAGCTATATAATCCATGAAAATATCATTAGGTCCAAAAATTAATACCTTATCTCCAAATTGTTTTCTAAAGTTATAAAGCAAATAAGAAATTCTATGAAGTGCAATAGTTGTCTTACCTGAACCTGCAACACCATTTACAACAACTACTTTATTTCTATCTTCTCTAATAATTTCATCTTGTTCCCTTTGAATAGTCATCACTATATCTTTTAACTTATCAGATGAATTTTCAGTTAAAACCATTTGAAGTATTTCATCCTTAACATCTAATGCTGAATCAAATACACCTTTCAATTCACCTTTTTTAACTATTAGCTGTTTTCTTGATAATATATCCGCATCTATTTCCCCCATTGGCGGGTTATAACTTGCTTTTCCAAGTGCTCCTTTATAAAAAAGGGCTGCAATTGGAGCTCTCCAATCAACAATCAAAGGTTCATAACTGTCCTCTAAAGTTAATCCGTATCTGCCTACATACATATCTTCTGGAACATCCTCATTTTCCTTAAAAGTAACCTTTCCAAAGTAAGGTGCTTCCTTAAGTTTTGTATATTCCATAAGCCTTTTATCTATTGTCCTATATGATTCTTCTTGAACATAGTTTTCATGATCAAAGTAATCTATAACTTGATCGTCATCATCTTTATATTCTTCAATATATTTCTTTCTAGAGTCAAGAATGTATTTTGTAACACCTTTTCTTTTCTCTACATAATTCAAAATTTCCTTATTTAATATATCTAAAATTTCATTTAATTTATTTTCTTCTCTTAAGAAATCTACTTGTTTATCCAAAATTCCAACCCCTTTATTCAATTTACAATTAACAGTTTACAATTAACAATTGTGGATGAAACTCTTTTGGAGTTTCTAATAAATTATTAAAAGCCAATTGGGCTTTGTTCCTTAACTGTTAATTGTTAACTGTACATTGTCAATTGACAATGCACAATGTATGGCTAAAAACTCTAAATCAGTTTTATGTCCTCCATTGTGCATTAATATTTTTTATTTAAATTTGTAATTACTTATAGTCTCAGTTCTCATCTTAGGTACATGAAAATAAATAACAAATCCAAAACTACAATTTATAATCATCTGTAGTTTCAGCTTCACCATCAAGCCGAGGTTTAGTTTCTCCACTCGTTATGATTTCATTTTCAGCTGCATCTTCATCCGTCTTATTATTTCTAATTCCACCAATAACTCCAATTTCAAACTTTTCTTCATTCTTATTGGCGTCATCATCTATAATTGTATCTATTGAATGCTTTTTAGCTCTTCTTTCTTCTAGATCTTTTACTTGCTTATCATTTTCTAATTTTTCTTTTTCCTTTGTTTCCTTCATTTCCGGATACTTTTCATAGACAATTTCTAAGAATTCTTCGCCAAAAATACTTTCCTTTTCTAGAAGCACAGCAGATATTTTTTCCATTAATTCTCTATTATCACTTATGATTTTTCTTGCTTTTTTATGAGCTTCCCTAATTATATTCATTGCTTCTTTATCCAGAATAGTTGAAGTTTCTTCGCTACAATTCCTTACAGCCCTGCCATCTAAATATCTGTTTTGAATAGACTCTAATGCCATCATATCAAATTGTTCACTCATACCATAAACTGATACCATTTGTCTTGCAATTGCAGTTGCTCTTTCTATATCATTTGATGCTCCGGTTGTAACTATATCAAATACTTCTTCTTCAGCAGCTCTACCACCAACTAACATTGTTATTTGATTTATTAGATCTTCCTTAGAATTTAAATATTTATTTTCTTCTTCTATTTGCATAGTATAACCTAGTGCACCCCCAGTTCTGGGAACAATAGTTATTTTATGTACTGGTTCTGTATTTTTAAGCAATGCTGCAACAAGTGCATGACCAACCTCATGATATGCAACAATTTCTCTTTCTTTTGGAGAAAGAATTCTATCTTTTTTCTCTTTACCTGCAATTATAACTTCCACAGCTTCTCTCAAATCTTCTTGTAGTACTAATTTTCTTCTTTTTCTTACTGCTCTTAAAGCACCTTCATTTACAATATTAGCAAGATCAGCTCCTACAGCTCCTGGAGTACTTTTTGCTATTTCATGTAAATCAACATCATCACCTAAATGTACATTTTTTGCATGAACTTTAAGTATAGCTTCTCTACCTTTAAATTCTGGTCTATCAACAATAACTCTTCTATCAAATCTACCTGGTCTTAACAGTGCTTTATCAAGTATTTCAGGTCTATTTGTAGCTCCAAGTAAAACTACACCCTTAGATGAATCAAATCCATCCATTTCAGAAAGTAATTGATTTAAAGTTTGCTCTCTTTCATCATTACTTTGCATTTGATTATCTCTACTCTTACCAATTGCATCAATTTCATCTATAAAAATAATACATGGTGCTTTTGCAACTGCATCCTTAAATAATTCTCTAACTCTTGAAGCTCCAACTCCTACAAACATTTCAACAAAGCTTGAACCTGAAAGTGAGAAAAATGGTACTTTAGCTTCTCCAGCTACAGCCCTTGCAATAAGTGTTTTACCTGTTCCTGGAGGTCCTACTAGTAAAACTCCCTTAGGTAATTTAGCTCCTATTTCAGTATACTTAGTTGGCGCATTTAAGAAATCAATAACTTCTTTTAATGAGTCCTTAGCTTCTTCTTGCCCTGCTACATCATCAAAAGTTACTTTTATATCGCTTTCTACGTAAATCTTAGCGTTATTCTTGCCGATGCCCATGACACCGCCTCCGCCTCCGCCCATTTTAGAAAACAAGAACTTCCACATGAAAAATAGAAGTATCATAGGTAATATCCAAGTAAGTGCAAAATTCATAATTGGAGTTTGCTTAGGATTTTCACGATAAAAGTCAATGTTTGCATCCTTTAAAGCTAGAATTAAACTTTGATCATTCATATTCCCTGTATATAAAGTTTTTCCTTTATATTCTCCATTATTTTCACTAGGTGTTATAACTAAATCATCACTTGTTATAACAACTTTTGAAATTTCTTTATCACTTAGTAATTTTGAAAATTCATTGTATGTAATTCTTTGAGTTGTCGTTGAATCTTTTGCATAATTAAATGCCATTACAAATGCAAAAGCTATTAGAAAGTAAGTAATCGCCATGGTCATAGAATTTTTATTATTCTTTTTATTATTTCCATTTTTATTATTTCCATTTTTATTATTTCCATTTTTATTATTATTCTGCATCTAATCACCTTTCCTTAACATTATTTATTTTCTTTATCTTTAGTCATATTCATATGCAGTATTACTCTTCCCACATATTTTTCATACTGTCATTTATCTGCTTTTTTCTATTTAACGTAAACTTTTTGTCTATTTCAAAGTATTCACCCTTCTTAATTAAAATATCTCCTTCATTGAAATTACTCTCAATATTTTCAATACATATCTTATACATATCTCCATTTTCCTTTTCAACAATAACATAGTTTCCTTCAACTCTATCTATTATATACTTTTCCTCCATTTAATCCCCTCTTTTCATAATACACATTAATTTAAACTACCGAAGTCTTTAAATGGATAAAATTTAATTCTAGCTCTTCCTTGTATATTGGAAGCATCTATAAATGGATTAATCCATTTTCTGGCATCATATGAACGGCTTCTATTATCTCCTAAAAAGAAGAATTTATTAT is a window encoding:
- the helD gene encoding RNA polymerase recycling motor HelD gives rise to the protein MDKQVDFLREENKLNEILDILNKEILNYVEKRKGVTKYILDSRKKYIEEYKDDDDQVIDYFDHENYVQEESYRTIDKRLMEYTKLKEAPYFGKVTFKENEDVPEDMYVGRYGLTLEDSYEPLIVDWRAPIAALFYKGALGKASYNPPMGEIDADILSRKQLIVKKGELKGVFDSALDVKDEILQMVLTENSSDKLKDIVMTIQREQDEIIREDRNKVVVVNGVAGSGKTTIALHRISYLLYNFRKQFGDKVLIFGPNDIFMDYIAQVLPTLGEGNIKQSTFENFAKKELGLENIKVKTFGSYIEDAMNGNETALEEYKYKSSKEFLELLNSSIQALDKEYFEIQAIKFKNTEIVSTKEIEELFTVHYKDMPLFRRSEKIKRILIVKIKDKRDEEVYKLNAEIKEKTDNLSKDELEMEKSNIEYMKRIKIREIIREVIICRNELDAWIKIEPMIDIYKKMVNSKGIKEDTLDNVDNIILRTILNDNNEVLKEEANNLGYMDLAGMLYFMVKLQGIKVKDEIKHIVIDEAQDYSFIQFEIIKEITGCKSYTIVGDSNQRLITTSKEPAMLHLDEVFKDSNIEIKKYELNKSYRSTQEIMEYANQFLNEEKIIPLVRSGEPVIQEETSSEEDFVNTLISIIEDYEEDGYENIAVIFKGKKELNKFAHLIKERINIQNLDNEDILYKGGKVLIPAYLAKGLEFDGVIVVENGEIQPLVKYIMCTRALHRLSIIKDLI
- the ftsH gene encoding ATP-dependent zinc metalloprotease FtsH — translated: MQNNNKNGNNKNGNNKNGNNKKNNKNSMTMAITYFLIAFAFVMAFNYAKDSTTTQRITYNEFSKLLSDKEISKVVITSDDLVITPSENNGEYKGKTLYTGNMNDQSLILALKDANIDFYRENPKQTPIMNFALTWILPMILLFFMWKFLFSKMGGGGGGVMGIGKNNAKIYVESDIKVTFDDVAGQEEAKDSLKEVIDFLNAPTKYTEIGAKLPKGVLLVGPPGTGKTLIARAVAGEAKVPFFSLSGSSFVEMFVGVGASRVRELFKDAVAKAPCIIFIDEIDAIGKSRDNQMQSNDEREQTLNQLLSEMDGFDSSKGVVLLGATNRPEILDKALLRPGRFDRRVIVDRPEFKGREAILKVHAKNVHLGDDVDLHEIAKSTPGAVGADLANIVNEGALRAVRKRRKLVLQEDLREAVEVIIAGKEKKDRILSPKEREIVAYHEVGHALVAALLKNTEPVHKITIVPRTGGALGYTMQIEEENKYLNSKEDLINQITMLVGGRAAEEEVFDIVTTGASNDIERATAIARQMVSVYGMSEQFDMMALESIQNRYLDGRAVRNCSEETSTILDKEAMNIIREAHKKARKIISDNRELMEKISAVLLEKESIFGEEFLEIVYEKYPEMKETKEKEKLENDKQVKDLEERRAKKHSIDTIIDDDANKNEEKFEIGVIGGIRNNKTDEDAAENEIITSGETKPRLDGEAETTDDYKL
- a CDS encoding DUF3006 domain-containing protein, producing MEEKYIIDRVEGNYVIVEKENGDMYKICIENIESNFNEGDILIKKGEYFEIDKKFTLNRKKQINDSMKNMWEE